One segment of Metallosphaera cuprina Ar-4 DNA contains the following:
- a CDS encoding DUF3211 domain-containing protein translates to MIKSITVPTSHDPQSLFTILSDPVFVLPRLFPPIKQVNLEKDSFNAEGRFMLMRFSIHGNVLKGNNITYVFTLGSGNETGNGKLAIELQKGSVSLRFEYDGWMERTSGLFMGKWFTGFGSKLDEEVRLERIKRKI, encoded by the coding sequence ATGATTAAATCGATAACTGTTCCTACATCTCACGATCCTCAGTCCTTATTTACAATCTTGTCAGACCCTGTTTTCGTTCTCCCGAGGCTATTCCCTCCTATAAAACAGGTTAATTTAGAGAAAGATTCGTTTAACGCTGAAGGTAGATTTATGTTAATGAGATTTTCCATACATGGAAACGTCCTTAAGGGGAACAACATAACTTACGTATTCACGTTAGGCTCTGGGAACGAAACAGGTAACGGGAAATTGGCAATAGAGTTACAAAAAGGTTCAGTTTCTCTAAGATTTGAGTATGATGGATGGATGGAAAGAACGTCAGGACTATTCATGGGCAAGTGGTTCACAGGGTTCGGAAGTAAGCTCGACGAGGAAGTCAGACTAGAACGAATAAAAAGGAAGATCTAG
- a CDS encoding DUF1634 domain-containing protein has protein sequence MEVEDVISYSLIVGVVASILLIIIGVVLIFVHDGAQGFTLEQIGNVHSFINTSTTTPEKVVQGVQKLDGLSFVYLGLIVLIATPIIRVILLIGDFLKNRDLLYTILSLIVLINILIAIFIVPDYIIK, from the coding sequence ATGGAAGTAGAGGACGTTATAAGTTACTCTCTCATCGTGGGGGTCGTAGCAAGCATACTTCTGATCATTATTGGGGTGGTCCTTATATTTGTTCATGATGGAGCTCAGGGATTCACACTAGAGCAGATAGGTAACGTTCACTCGTTTATCAACACTTCAACCACCACTCCTGAGAAGGTTGTACAAGGAGTTCAGAAATTGGATGGCCTTTCATTCGTTTATCTGGGATTAATTGTTCTTATAGCCACACCCATTATCAGGGTAATTTTACTAATTGGAGATTTCCTTAAGAACAGAGATCTGCTTTATACGATACTTTCACTTATAGTTTTGATTAACATACTTATAGCTATATTTATAGTCCCTGATTATATCATAAAATAA
- a CDS encoding NAD(P)/FAD-dependent oxidoreductase, whose protein sequence is MKKVIVVGGGNGGIVAANRLSGKGLDVTVVEPLDAHLYQPGIVDFSLGNEDERSIVKSLDSVLSAKRIKGRVSKVLLEEHSVLVNGEKLSYDYLILSPGVVSKQIDGALDWHTLEHGRILRENIASFSGESIVIGYTGVIKCPAAPFEFGFLLREKFPKTKITLLNPVTSPPEIQRPMAEAFGRRSKELNIDVKRGFKIAKIDKLNKIIESEGGEKVTYDLALIDPPVTVPEEFKELADKSGFIPVDRTTLKYRDYDNVFVIGDANNILTPPKTGAKAHYEAKIVSENILNDVHGGNKKIYDGSAICAVYAGETKGYLVRMNFQKSGIYGASYMFYEMKRMFTRLYWTSLKGLIP, encoded by the coding sequence ATGAAAAAGGTTATCGTTGTAGGAGGAGGAAACGGAGGTATCGTAGCCGCAAACAGGTTATCTGGGAAAGGATTGGACGTAACCGTCGTAGAACCGTTAGACGCACATCTGTACCAACCTGGAATAGTTGATTTCTCTCTCGGAAATGAAGACGAGAGGTCTATAGTGAAAAGTCTAGACTCCGTACTCTCCGCCAAACGCATTAAAGGAAGGGTTAGCAAAGTCTTACTTGAAGAGCACTCGGTCTTAGTAAATGGAGAAAAATTAAGCTATGACTACTTAATACTCTCCCCAGGAGTGGTGAGTAAACAAATAGACGGGGCATTAGATTGGCACACGTTAGAGCACGGTAGGATCTTAAGAGAAAACATTGCGTCGTTCTCTGGAGAATCCATAGTCATTGGATACACAGGTGTGATAAAGTGCCCTGCTGCTCCATTCGAGTTCGGCTTTCTGTTGAGAGAGAAGTTCCCTAAAACTAAGATCACCCTCTTAAATCCTGTAACAAGTCCTCCTGAGATACAAAGGCCCATGGCTGAAGCTTTCGGAAGAAGATCAAAGGAACTCAACATAGACGTGAAGAGAGGTTTCAAGATAGCAAAGATAGATAAACTAAACAAGATCATTGAATCAGAAGGCGGAGAAAAAGTAACTTATGATCTAGCCTTAATAGATCCGCCCGTAACTGTACCTGAGGAGTTTAAGGAGCTGGCTGATAAAAGCGGTTTCATCCCTGTGGATAGAACGACGTTAAAATATAGAGATTATGATAACGTTTTCGTTATTGGAGACGCTAACAATATATTAACACCGCCTAAAACTGGAGCTAAAGCTCATTATGAGGCTAAGATAGTTTCGGAGAACATTCTAAACGACGTTCACGGCGGAAATAAAAAGATCTATGATGGAAGTGCGATATGTGCAGTCTATGCGGGTGAAACAAAGGGATACCTTGTGAGAATGAACTTCCAGAAAAGTGGAATATATGGAGCCTCCTACATGTTTTATGAAATGAAGAGGATGTTCACTCGTTTGTATTGGACATCCTTAAAAGGTTTGATACCTTAG
- a CDS encoding AbrB/MazE/SpoVT family DNA-binding domain-containing protein produces MDKRRLQKIKGGSYIISLPSDWVRKMNLDVKSELKVYEVYDGLKIRPPIKPTLEKVIELKDLESTKYLVITYYMQGLNRIVIKSNSVIPLDVKRELRELQLQCYGLEIETETFDSISFRINVSVSNDLIESMRQFVKKIETILGDVELLFKNFTNEMREDLLARVSILNKDYRLLVRMIAVGVQRDDEVNFHIYPKDIILFAVALRDLGRFITHLMLFLREISQEELNEIFEFFEKLREIFLISTNMFLTEDLSNMGKVREGFRELEKGAPKTEAGKEMVRMGSYCIAMMDNAVNKSVRLYDFA; encoded by the coding sequence ATGGATAAGAGGAGACTACAAAAGATCAAGGGAGGTAGCTACATAATTTCCTTGCCTAGTGATTGGGTCAGGAAAATGAACTTGGATGTGAAAAGTGAGCTAAAGGTTTACGAAGTATATGACGGCCTTAAGATAAGACCTCCTATCAAACCGACCCTAGAAAAAGTTATTGAACTTAAAGATCTTGAAAGCACGAAATACCTTGTAATAACCTATTACATGCAAGGTCTTAACAGAATAGTCATTAAGTCAAATTCTGTAATACCATTGGATGTTAAGAGAGAGTTAAGAGAGTTGCAACTTCAATGCTATGGATTGGAGATCGAAACTGAAACGTTCGACAGCATCTCCTTTAGGATTAACGTTAGCGTCTCAAACGACTTGATAGAATCGATGAGACAGTTTGTGAAAAAAATTGAGACTATTTTGGGAGACGTTGAGCTTCTCTTTAAGAACTTTACAAATGAGATGAGAGAGGATCTACTAGCAAGAGTTAGCATACTTAATAAGGATTATAGACTCCTAGTAAGGATGATAGCCGTAGGGGTTCAAAGGGATGACGAAGTTAACTTTCACATATATCCAAAAGATATCATACTTTTTGCAGTCGCACTCAGGGACCTCGGCAGGTTCATAACTCATCTAATGCTTTTCCTGAGGGAGATAAGTCAAGAGGAGCTAAACGAAATCTTTGAATTTTTTGAGAAACTAAGGGAAATATTCTTAATCTCTACAAATATGTTCTTAACTGAGGATCTCTCTAATATGGGGAAAGTTAGGGAGGGCTTTAGAGAGCTAGAAAAGGGAGCTCCTAAAACTGAAGCTGGTAAGGAAATGGTCAGAATGGGCTCATACTGCATAGCAATGATGGATAACGCAGTTAACAAAAGCGTTAGGCTTTACGATTTCGCATAA
- a CDS encoding DUF1614 domain-containing protein: MKRILIVSPVRGLMLPIYVILSLLLLIISINYFKDILVYAGLPSGIGYALAVEISFLSLITSSLNIVVKEFKSPAIVPEYEVMYVFGFPIYIPRLERSYVTTLLAFNVGGAVIPLLLSLTLLYLLPHKLLILLNIIIMIIISKSFSKVVNGVGVVMNPLIAPIFSVLTSYLLFFNDPLLIPTSAYVGSVIGTLIGADLLNIRRILEARPQLISVGGMGTFDGIFISGLLSIFLGQLILSI; encoded by the coding sequence TTGAAAAGGATATTAATAGTTTCCCCAGTCAGAGGTTTAATGTTGCCGATATACGTCATTCTTAGCCTTCTGCTTCTTATCATATCAATAAACTATTTCAAAGATATACTAGTCTATGCCGGTCTTCCCTCCGGAATAGGTTACGCATTAGCGGTCGAGATTTCTTTCCTCAGCCTTATTACCAGCTCGTTGAATATAGTCGTGAAGGAGTTTAAGTCACCTGCCATCGTTCCAGAGTACGAGGTCATGTACGTATTCGGATTTCCTATTTACATACCTAGATTAGAAAGGTCTTACGTTACAACTCTATTGGCATTTAACGTGGGTGGCGCTGTCATTCCTTTGTTATTATCTCTAACCTTACTTTATCTTCTGCCACACAAGTTACTTATTTTGCTTAATATAATAATCATGATAATTATATCAAAGTCGTTCTCAAAGGTAGTTAACGGGGTGGGTGTGGTGATGAACCCTCTAATAGCTCCCATATTTTCTGTATTAACAAGTTATCTTCTCTTCTTTAATGACCCTCTACTTATACCTACCTCAGCATACGTTGGTAGTGTGATAGGAACTTTAATTGGGGCGGACCTGCTCAACATAAGGAGGATTCTAGAGGCTAGGCCTCAGCTGATAAGCGTTGGAGGAATGGGAACTTTTGACGGAATATTCATTTCAGGGTTGCTCTCAATTTTCTTAGGTCAGTTAATATTGTCCATATAA
- a CDS encoding thiamine-phosphate synthase family protein, translating into MIEERAQVLRDLEEAVKRFVSNDKSFLLIPEIRTNVGYALVNAQDTYDVAAIPGRLTVAFNKVIYCLPPAFGASDHIARVILTSMKFDPNIRSAMNLALYPQFFGLNPYVFDRTTEPAERKRLEKKTMNFMIEKAFSDLGRIPEFIVDKGDLGKEPGLFVLGKTPQEVVNKALQLTSLL; encoded by the coding sequence ATGATTGAAGAGAGAGCTCAGGTTCTACGTGACCTTGAAGAGGCCGTTAAGCGTTTCGTTTCCAATGATAAATCATTTTTGTTAATTCCTGAGATTAGGACAAACGTAGGATACGCTTTAGTGAACGCGCAGGACACTTATGACGTGGCTGCAATACCTGGCAGATTAACTGTGGCCTTCAACAAGGTAATATATTGCCTTCCTCCAGCGTTTGGAGCATCAGACCATATAGCCAGGGTCATCTTAACGAGTATGAAGTTTGATCCCAACATTAGAAGCGCGATGAATCTAGCGCTTTACCCACAATTCTTCGGTCTCAATCCTTACGTTTTTGATAGGACGACTGAGCCCGCTGAGAGAAAAAGGTTAGAGAAGAAAACAATGAACTTCATGATTGAAAAAGCGTTTAGTGACCTCGGAAGGATACCAGAGTTCATTGTAGATAAGGGAGATCTTGGAAAGGAGCCGGGACTATTCGTGTTAGGTAAGACCCCTCAAGAGGTTGTGAATAAAGCTCTTCAACTGACCTCTTTGTTATGA
- a CDS encoding FAD-binding oxidoreductase, with the protein MNVEEGLASIVGERWIVSGDEKKLYGFDGFTAIKGSPSLVVLPGNEEDVIKVVRFLYDNNVKFVFRGSGTSLSGATVPLHDEVVISMTRLNKVHFQSGLEIEVGPGIVNALVTKNAPPHLFYAPDPSSFSVSSIGGNVSHDSGGIHVVKYGPTVNSVISLKVILPNGDVEQITHEPFLSSTPIFVGAEGTLGGILRARLRLFPRPSSKRDVFAVFNSVKEAGEAVVEIFKAGIIPSALEMMDGNSIWVIERSRYKAGIPEVKALLLIELDGSQEAVEEQVSLINKVLKGAGGELIHPEDGGQKLWNARKGAFPAMGVIAPAYLTLDCNVSRKTLPEVLSGIEKIARERKVFIANVFHAGDGNLHPLIPYNPDSLESLKLALDTSSEIMKLALKLGGVPSGEHGIGIEKLKFMSLYYSEEELEVFKRVKKAFDPKNLVNPCKLLGGCKSNNDVLRWMWEWD; encoded by the coding sequence ATGAACGTAGAGGAAGGATTAGCGAGTATCGTAGGAGAGAGATGGATAGTTTCTGGCGACGAAAAGAAGCTCTACGGATTTGACGGATTTACTGCGATTAAGGGAAGTCCTTCACTCGTAGTGCTTCCCGGTAACGAGGAGGATGTCATTAAAGTGGTACGATTTCTCTATGACAATAACGTGAAGTTCGTGTTCAGAGGAAGTGGAACTAGCTTGAGCGGAGCTACAGTTCCCCTACATGACGAAGTCGTCATCAGTATGACCAGACTCAATAAGGTTCACTTTCAATCAGGTCTGGAGATAGAAGTAGGTCCAGGTATAGTAAACGCCTTGGTTACAAAGAATGCCCCTCCTCACTTGTTTTATGCCCCTGATCCATCTAGCTTTAGCGTCTCGTCAATAGGTGGTAACGTTTCTCACGACTCAGGCGGGATTCACGTAGTAAAATATGGACCGACCGTAAATAGCGTTATCTCGCTAAAGGTGATACTACCCAACGGAGACGTTGAGCAGATAACTCATGAACCTTTTCTCTCTTCCACTCCAATTTTCGTTGGAGCAGAAGGTACGCTAGGAGGAATACTTAGAGCTAGACTTAGGCTATTCCCAAGACCTTCTTCAAAAAGGGACGTTTTCGCGGTTTTCAATAGCGTCAAGGAGGCGGGAGAGGCAGTGGTAGAGATCTTTAAGGCCGGTATTATACCATCAGCTCTTGAGATGATGGATGGTAACTCAATATGGGTCATTGAAAGAAGTAGATACAAGGCTGGTATACCTGAGGTGAAGGCGCTACTCCTTATTGAGTTAGATGGCAGCCAAGAAGCTGTCGAGGAGCAAGTCTCCCTTATAAACAAGGTCTTGAAGGGAGCAGGCGGTGAGTTGATACATCCAGAGGACGGAGGACAAAAGCTCTGGAACGCTAGGAAGGGCGCTTTTCCTGCCATGGGTGTGATAGCCCCTGCTTATCTCACTCTCGATTGTAATGTCTCGAGGAAGACGCTCCCAGAGGTCCTCTCTGGAATAGAGAAGATAGCAAGGGAGAGGAAGGTTTTCATAGCCAACGTGTTTCATGCAGGAGATGGAAATCTTCACCCACTAATCCCCTATAATCCAGACTCGTTGGAAAGTTTGAAGCTAGCCTTAGACACGAGTTCTGAGATAATGAAACTGGCGTTGAAGTTAGGAGGCGTCCCATCAGGGGAACACGGCATTGGGATAGAGAAACTGAAGTTTATGAGTCTATATTACTCTGAAGAGGAGTTAGAGGTGTTCAAGAGAGTTAAGAAAGCGTTTGACCCCAAGAACTTGGTAAACCCCTGTAAGCTTTTAGGAGGATGTAAGTCCAATAACGATGTGCTGAGGTGGATGTGGGAGTGGGATTAG
- a CDS encoding (Fe-S)-binding protein produces the protein MGLEDSCVHCGFCLESCPTYVVTRSEIHSPRGRIASVKLGISSVGIETCMFCRRCEAACPSGVEYGRLIHLRREEQPLRKAMNLLMERPKLAYRLLKASSGLNSSLIKRIRDFIPSVDSPLDYREDNPNVLLFPGCLMALSFRKTVENALRFIKSKGYKVEIVNGCCGLSHYSEGEKKRSEELIGNLKEKFKGRRVVSLSSNCSAHMREMGLQVEDFSEFALAHVNGRVNMTVTIHDPCHANLIGLTKVTRDVMRKVGIKVVEMDEPSFECGAGGGYFLYHPEISDEVMKIKAEKVKKSGVNLVLSTNPACSLALAFKGLKPVHLADILGESA, from the coding sequence GTGGGATTAGAGGACTCTTGCGTTCACTGTGGATTCTGTCTTGAGTCCTGTCCAACTTATGTTGTGACTAGGTCAGAAATTCACTCTCCTCGTGGAAGGATAGCTTCAGTGAAGCTGGGTATATCAAGTGTGGGAATAGAGACTTGTATGTTCTGTAGGAGATGTGAAGCAGCTTGTCCTAGCGGAGTTGAATATGGGAGATTGATTCACTTAAGGAGAGAGGAACAACCTTTAAGGAAGGCCATGAACTTGCTAATGGAGAGACCGAAGTTGGCCTATAGGTTGCTCAAAGCCAGTAGTGGCCTGAACTCGTCTTTGATAAAGAGGATTAGAGACTTCATACCGTCTGTTGATTCACCTCTAGACTATAGAGAGGATAATCCAAACGTTCTACTGTTCCCTGGTTGTCTGATGGCGTTATCGTTCAGAAAGACGGTAGAGAACGCACTTCGTTTTATCAAGTCAAAGGGTTATAAGGTTGAGATAGTAAATGGATGCTGCGGTCTTTCTCATTATAGTGAAGGAGAGAAGAAAAGAAGTGAGGAGTTAATCGGAAATTTGAAGGAAAAGTTCAAAGGAAGGAGAGTGGTGTCTCTATCCTCCAATTGCTCAGCGCACATGAGGGAAATGGGCCTTCAAGTGGAGGATTTCTCGGAGTTCGCTTTGGCACATGTAAATGGAAGAGTCAATATGACTGTAACAATCCATGACCCGTGTCACGCCAACCTAATTGGATTAACCAAAGTCACGAGAGACGTGATGAGGAAAGTGGGTATAAAGGTAGTTGAGATGGACGAACCCTCCTTTGAATGCGGGGCTGGAGGAGGGTACTTCCTTTATCATCCTGAGATCTCAGACGAAGTGATGAAAATAAAGGCCGAGAAAGTCAAGAAGAGCGGAGTGAACCTGGTTTTATCAACCAACCCAGCTTGTTCCTTAGCTCTAGCTTTTAAAGGATTGAAACCAGTTCATTTAGCCGATATTCTGGGCGAGAGCGCCTAA
- a CDS encoding ParA family protein: MIITVINQKGGVGKTTTAVNLAYGLSKQMNVGLLDMDPEGGTSFSFGIRRDKREFPLGGKSINIFNIEVFPAHLGLLKLEIGGEVEDVMKSIVKIAESFDVLVIDTPPNLGTLAVASMVAADKILSPVTPQPLAIEAVRNLDSRLQSLNKKAVAFTSMSKKPIDVELKAVKFLQLSIPQSRLFSEASKLGVPVSRYEEIRLRRPRIEKLYEELGKVILSE; encoded by the coding sequence ATGATTATTACAGTTATTAATCAAAAAGGCGGTGTGGGCAAAACAACAACGGCAGTTAATTTAGCGTATGGTCTGTCTAAGCAAATGAATGTAGGTCTTCTAGATATGGACCCTGAGGGTGGAACATCTTTCTCATTCGGAATAAGGAGAGATAAGAGAGAGTTCCCTCTAGGCGGTAAGAGCATCAACATCTTCAACATTGAAGTCTTTCCAGCTCATTTAGGACTGTTAAAGCTGGAAATAGGTGGAGAAGTAGAAGACGTGATGAAGTCAATCGTCAAGATCGCGGAAAGTTTTGACGTCTTAGTAATAGATACGCCCCCCAATTTAGGAACTTTAGCCGTTGCCTCTATGGTAGCTGCAGACAAGATATTATCTCCTGTAACTCCTCAACCTCTAGCAATTGAAGCGGTAAGAAATCTAGACTCTAGATTACAGAGTCTAAATAAGAAAGCAGTAGCGTTTACTAGCATGTCAAAGAAGCCTATAGATGTGGAATTAAAGGCAGTAAAGTTCCTTCAATTGTCCATACCTCAGTCTAGACTGTTCTCGGAAGCGTCTAAACTGGGCGTACCAGTCTCGAGATACGAGGAAATAAGACTGAGGAGACCTAGAATTGAAAAACTTTACGAGGAGTTGGGAAAGGTGATTTTAAGTGAGTGA
- a CDS encoding NTP transferase domain-containing protein — MPTSIIMAGGKGTRLSPFKPVLEVCKKPMIRWVIETAWDFSDQVFIATTRNHPIEPMLRTMDAKILYTSGYGYEVDVLEAVSRVERPTIVFPSDVPLIPKDAINLLISECRSSICSLLSRSEFIGVSIWKGLTLDNYQSVTYPGLIINVNTKEDYEKINKNCP; from the coding sequence TTGCCGACCTCAATCATTATGGCTGGAGGAAAGGGGACTAGGCTATCACCTTTTAAACCAGTTCTGGAGGTATGCAAAAAGCCCATGATAAGATGGGTCATCGAAACGGCATGGGATTTCTCTGATCAAGTGTTCATCGCTACAACCAGAAATCACCCAATAGAACCAATGTTGAGAACCATGGATGCCAAGATATTGTACACCTCAGGTTATGGGTACGAGGTTGATGTGTTAGAGGCAGTCTCTAGAGTCGAGAGACCAACTATTGTCTTCCCAAGCGACGTCCCTCTTATCCCCAAAGATGCGATAAATCTTCTCATTAGCGAATGCAGATCGTCAATCTGTTCATTGCTTAGCAGATCAGAGTTCATTGGAGTAAGCATTTGGAAAGGCTTAACGTTAGATAATTACCAGTCCGTAACTTATCCAGGTCTTATAATCAATGTTAATACGAAAGAGGATTATGAGAAAATAAATAAAAATTGTCCTTAA
- a CDS encoding FAD-binding oxidoreductase, with product MWIDELEKVTKVRQIKEKSGSVLVQPESELEFKEVIKLANQRQIKVHVIGTGENHIGEPVNADLLVSTRGLVGILESSQSDLYVRVKAGTPFRDLVRALDKSGLWIPFYHTGTVGGFSSLNFPFHYSLFYGYPRDWLIGAKSVTGLGEIIRTGDRTPKFSSGYKIWKAMSGALGKLGAYLEITLKVIPKPEETFPAQIKVSEIWKAISKGAIGITIYRKGEERAIAWFSGHSSYVRKVVQEYRQADIPKCSGSTIYSIITVRGLELENTQNINAECIVSFFGSGYSRIYNGEDLLALREKGYNVIGEKGCYRDCLPKQSETFKILKSALDPNDILI from the coding sequence ATGTGGATTGATGAGCTAGAGAAAGTGACTAAGGTGAGACAAATAAAAGAAAAGTCTGGATCCGTCCTAGTTCAACCCGAAAGTGAGCTCGAGTTCAAGGAAGTGATTAAGTTAGCTAACCAGCGACAAATAAAAGTCCACGTTATAGGTACGGGAGAGAACCATATAGGAGAGCCAGTAAACGCCGATCTACTCGTATCCACGAGAGGTTTGGTTGGAATTTTAGAAAGCTCTCAATCAGACCTTTACGTTAGGGTTAAAGCCGGTACTCCCTTCAGAGACCTCGTCAGAGCTTTGGATAAGTCTGGATTATGGATACCATTCTATCATACGGGGACTGTTGGAGGGTTCTCCTCTCTAAACTTTCCGTTCCACTACAGCCTTTTTTATGGATATCCTAGAGATTGGTTAATCGGTGCTAAGAGCGTTACCGGACTAGGAGAGATCATAAGGACTGGAGATAGGACTCCAAAGTTCTCCTCCGGATATAAGATCTGGAAAGCTATGTCTGGGGCCCTTGGTAAATTGGGTGCGTACCTTGAGATAACATTGAAAGTGATACCGAAGCCAGAGGAAACTTTTCCAGCACAAATCAAAGTTAGTGAAATTTGGAAGGCCATATCGAAGGGAGCGATTGGTATTACAATTTATAGAAAGGGTGAGGAGAGGGCCATAGCGTGGTTCTCAGGCCATTCAAGCTACGTTAGGAAAGTAGTACAAGAATATCGACAGGCCGATATCCCTAAATGCAGCGGAAGCACTATCTATTCTATCATTACGGTAAGGGGATTAGAACTCGAAAATACGCAAAATATAAATGCAGAGTGCATTGTTTCCTTTTTCGGATCTGGTTACTCTAGAATATACAATGGAGAAGATCTCTTAGCTCTGAGGGAGAAAGGTTACAACGTTATAGGGGAGAAGGGATGCTATAGAGATTGCCTCCCTAAGCAAAGCGAAACGTTCAAGATCTTGAAGAGTGCGCTCGATCCAAATGATATTCTAATATAA
- a CDS encoding sulfite exporter TauE/SafE family protein — MSIILTFLSILIFSMLAGFLGSLTGLGGGTVLVPILTLYLGIPIIYATGSSLISTIATSSGSASAYVKERITSVRIGISLEIATTAGSIVGSLTVAYIYSLRLQYLVYIIFGIVLLFSIYPTLKKMKGEFPTPKPPDWTTKALNLYGEYFDPANNTTVKYWGVRWWLGLIVMFFAGFISGLLGIGSGALKVIGMDYAMNLPMKVTTTTSNFMIGVTAATGSGIYWALGYIQPFLAAPTAIGVLMGSLIGTRVLVRMKNKRIRAVFLIILGFLGVQMILRGLGVL; from the coding sequence ATGAGTATCATACTAACTTTTTTATCGATATTAATTTTTAGCATGTTAGCAGGTTTCCTTGGTTCACTCACTGGTCTCGGCGGAGGTACGGTCTTGGTTCCCATCCTAACACTCTACCTAGGAATACCCATAATTTACGCCACGGGCTCAAGTCTGATCTCCACAATCGCTACTTCTAGTGGATCAGCCTCAGCTTACGTAAAGGAAAGGATAACTAGCGTTAGGATAGGTATTTCCCTTGAGATAGCCACGACAGCAGGATCTATAGTCGGATCGTTAACTGTGGCATACATTTACTCACTGCGTTTGCAGTATTTAGTTTACATCATATTTGGAATTGTCCTCCTATTTTCAATTTATCCTACTTTGAAAAAGATGAAGGGAGAGTTCCCCACACCTAAACCTCCAGACTGGACCACTAAAGCGTTAAATCTATACGGTGAATACTTCGATCCTGCAAATAACACAACGGTTAAGTACTGGGGGGTAAGATGGTGGTTGGGTCTCATTGTGATGTTCTTTGCAGGTTTCATTTCTGGTTTGTTGGGTATAGGTTCAGGAGCTCTCAAGGTTATAGGTATGGATTACGCAATGAACCTCCCGATGAAAGTTACAACCACTACCAGTAACTTTATGATTGGAGTCACTGCAGCAACGGGTAGCGGGATATATTGGGCCCTAGGTTACATACAACCGTTCCTTGCGGCTCCAACTGCGATAGGTGTCTTAATGGGGTCACTAATTGGAACTAGAGTTCTAGTAAGGATGAAGAACAAGAGAATAAGAGCAGTGTTTCTAATTATACTAGGATTCCTAGGCGTGCAGATGATTCTAAGAGGATTGGGGGTGTTATAA